The Opitutus sp. ER46 genome has a window encoding:
- a CDS encoding phage holin family protein yields MSASEDNGSPPAGGGVDVAQQIGASALGLVRTRLELLGVELQEEKLRLVSLLVWLAVAVTLIAAGLLVTIGTLALLLWDEAGYLGLAGLAGLTLAAGAGLLWWLRRRVRRGPGPFAATIGEFKKDIQCLRPSP; encoded by the coding sequence ATGAGCGCGTCGGAGGACAACGGTTCGCCTCCGGCCGGTGGCGGCGTGGACGTGGCGCAGCAGATCGGCGCCTCGGCGCTCGGGCTCGTCCGAACCCGGCTCGAGTTGCTGGGCGTGGAATTGCAGGAGGAAAAGCTGCGGCTCGTTTCGCTCCTCGTGTGGCTCGCCGTCGCGGTGACGCTGATCGCGGCCGGGCTGCTGGTGACCATCGGCACGCTCGCGCTGCTGTTGTGGGACGAGGCGGGCTACCTCGGGCTGGCGGGACTCGCCGGGCTCACGCTGGCGGCCGGCGCCGGCCTGCTTTGGTGGTTGCGGCGGCGCGTGCGGCGCGGGCCGGGGCCATTTGCGGCCACGATCGGGGAATTCAAAAAGGACATCCAATGCCTGCGACCCTCGCCATGA